A single Thiohalobacter thiocyanaticus DNA region contains:
- a CDS encoding histidine kinase has product MSQESLEQTETRRQREPHAETSGGGISLRNRVLNPLLMPMLGLGLTFLLSLAHLWLAEPGSGFYILQTLLAVLGLVLVITGIILIRHELLQPLQEIRSWATMMLNNQLSSRIPVPTQGLFTDLMHDINQLSDRFQSLELDMETQVRKQTRHIKQKTRSLEILYDVAASINSSRDLDDLLTRFLHTLKEVVQARAATVRLQGKDNQMRLVASLGLSEDIVRKEQYLPSDRCLCGQAATEGSVQMHTSLRTCNRLVGSDFFDNQEIEMIAVPLQYRGRTLGVYNLFVDKSNKLDNGVDRELLVSIGRHLGMAIEKAGVDEEANRLSIIEERTRIAHELHDSLAQTLASLRFQVRVLDETLHQGDESALWAELERIENSLDEAYTELRGLIDHFSAPIDRRGLIPAVEKVIQRFRNESDIQIFLQQEWGNRELPDDMEIQVLRIIQEALANVRKHSQAHVVRVLMRGDAVGNYTVLIEDDGVGMARPNKSGGPGEHVGLSIMEERAQRLGGRIRIESEQGEGTRIQVMFKAPPSTQVNLQEVNIPVENISR; this is encoded by the coding sequence ATGAGCCAGGAATCCCTCGAACAGACCGAAACCCGGCGCCAGCGGGAGCCGCACGCGGAGACCTCCGGCGGCGGCATTTCACTGCGCAACCGGGTACTCAACCCCCTGCTCATGCCCATGCTCGGGCTGGGGCTGACCTTCCTGCTCTCGCTCGCTCATCTGTGGCTGGCCGAACCCGGCAGCGGCTTTTACATCCTCCAGACACTTCTGGCCGTGCTGGGTCTGGTGCTCGTGATCACAGGCATCATCCTGATCCGGCATGAACTCCTGCAGCCACTGCAGGAAATCCGCTCCTGGGCGACAATGATGCTGAATAACCAGCTCTCCAGCCGGATCCCGGTCCCGACCCAGGGTCTGTTCACGGATCTGATGCACGACATCAACCAACTCAGCGATCGTTTCCAGAGCCTGGAACTGGACATGGAAACCCAGGTTCGCAAGCAGACCCGCCACATCAAGCAGAAGACCCGATCGCTGGAGATCCTCTACGACGTCGCGGCCAGCATCAACAGTTCCCGCGATCTGGATGACCTGCTGACCCGCTTCCTGCACACCCTCAAGGAGGTGGTACAGGCCCGTGCCGCGACGGTGAGACTGCAGGGCAAGGACAACCAGATGCGTCTGGTCGCCAGTCTGGGACTGAGCGAGGACATCGTGCGCAAGGAACAGTACCTGCCCTCCGATCGCTGCCTGTGCGGCCAGGCCGCCACCGAGGGGTCGGTGCAGATGCATACCAGCCTGCGCACCTGCAACCGACTGGTCGGCAGCGATTTCTTCGACAATCAGGAAATCGAGATGATTGCCGTGCCGCTGCAGTACCGTGGTCGCACCCTGGGGGTGTACAACCTGTTCGTGGACAAGAGCAACAAGCTGGACAACGGCGTGGATCGCGAGTTGCTGGTCAGCATCGGCCGTCATCTCGGCATGGCGATCGAGAAGGCCGGCGTTGACGAGGAAGCCAACCGCCTGTCCATCATCGAGGAGCGCACCCGCATCGCCCACGAACTGCATGACTCGCTGGCACAGACCCTGGCCAGCCTGCGCTTCCAGGTCCGGGTTCTGGACGAAACCCTGCACCAGGGTGATGAATCCGCCCTGTGGGCCGAACTGGAGCGCATCGAGAACAGCCTGGATGAGGCCTACACCGAATTGCGCGGACTGATCGACCATTTCAGCGCGCCCATCGACCGCCGCGGTCTCATACCGGCGGTGGAGAAGGTTATCCAGCGTTTCCGCAATGAATCCGATATTCAGATCTTCCTGCAGCAGGAATGGGGCAATCGCGAACTGCCCGACGACATGGAAATCCAGGTGCTGCGCATCATTCAGGAGGCGCTGGCCAACGTGCGCAAGCACAGCCAGGCACACGTGGTGCGCGTACTGATGCGCGGCGATGCGGTCGGCAACTATACCGTGCTGATCGAAGACGACGGGGTCGGCATGGCCAGACCCAACAAAAGCGGCGGCCCGGGCGAACATGTGGGCCTGTCCATCATGGAGGAGCGCGCCCAGCGGCTCGGTGGACGCATCCGTATCGAATCCGAGCAGGGCGAAGGCACGCGCATCCAGGTAATGTTCAAGGCACCGCCCTCGACCCAGGTCAATCTGCAGGAAGTCAACATCCCGGTGGAAAATATCTCCCGATGA
- a CDS encoding TusE/DsrC/DsvC family sulfur relay protein has protein sequence MAIEVNGKTFETDEEGYLANLNDWEPEVATAMAKEDGTDLTENHWEVINFLREYYEEYQIAPAVRVLTKAIGKKLGKEKGNSKYLYELFPYGPAKQACKYAGLPKPTGCV, from the coding sequence ATGGCAATCGAAGTAAACGGCAAGACCTTTGAGACCGATGAAGAGGGTTACCTGGCCAACCTGAACGACTGGGAGCCCGAAGTGGCGACCGCCATGGCCAAGGAAGACGGCACCGACCTGACCGAGAACCACTGGGAAGTGATCAACTTCCTGCGCGAGTACTATGAAGAGTACCAGATCGCTCCTGCAGTGCGCGTTCTGACCAAGGCCATCGGCAAGAAGCTGGGCAAGGAAAAGGGCAACAGCAAGTACCTCTACGAACTGTTCCCGTACGGCCCGGCCAAGCAGGCCTGCAAGTACGCTGGTCTGCCGAAGCCGACCGGCTGCGTCTGA
- the tusB gene encoding sulfurtransferase complex subunit TusB has translation MAMLHTVNKSPFENRSLDSCLGRIKDGAAVLLFEDAVYGAMKGTAVAGKVQSAMEKSKVYVLGPDLRARGMSEDQVLDGINVVDYGGFVDLVTEHDNVQAWL, from the coding sequence ATGGCAATGCTGCATACAGTCAACAAATCACCTTTCGAGAATCGCTCCCTGGATTCCTGCCTCGGCCGCATCAAGGACGGCGCCGCCGTGCTGCTGTTCGAGGACGCGGTCTATGGCGCGATGAAAGGCACCGCCGTTGCGGGCAAGGTTCAGTCCGCAATGGAGAAGAGCAAAGTCTACGTGTTAGGTCCTGATCTCAGGGCACGTGGTATGAGTGAGGATCAGGTCCTGGACGGTATCAACGTCGTCGATTACGGCGGATTCGTTGACCTGGTCACTGAACATGACAATGTTCAGGCCTGGCTCTAA
- the dsrO gene encoding sulfate reduction electron transfer complex DsrMKJOP subunit DsrO, with the protein MSEHVDTSRRRFLGGTAGAAAGISIAPGVFLNQVAQAKPADQPVSSDNRWGMLIDTNKCGDGCDACVRGCMEENGWGDIHNSEPHSSPEQKAQWIRIVELRDTSTGYAHQLPLMCQHCKHPPCVDVCPTGASMKRADGIVLVDKHICIGCRYCMMACPYKARSFIHEDLQDQLVVAPRGKGTVESCTLCVHRVDKDGADAVPACAEACAAEGHDAFVFGDMNDPNSEISRQLALHGGTQIRADLGLDLGVRYRGI; encoded by the coding sequence ATGAGCGAGCATGTAGACACCTCACGCCGCCGCTTCCTCGGCGGGACTGCCGGTGCCGCCGCCGGCATCAGCATTGCCCCCGGCGTGTTTCTCAACCAGGTCGCGCAGGCCAAGCCCGCCGATCAGCCCGTCTCCAGTGACAATCGCTGGGGCATGCTGATCGATACCAACAAGTGCGGCGACGGTTGCGATGCGTGCGTGCGCGGCTGCATGGAGGAAAACGGCTGGGGCGATATCCACAACAGCGAGCCGCACTCCTCGCCCGAGCAGAAGGCGCAGTGGATCCGCATTGTCGAACTGCGCGATACCAGCACGGGCTACGCCCATCAGCTGCCGCTGATGTGCCAGCACTGCAAACATCCGCCCTGCGTGGACGTCTGCCCGACCGGTGCCTCCATGAAACGCGCCGACGGCATCGTGCTGGTCGACAAGCATATCTGCATCGGCTGCCGTTACTGCATGATGGCCTGCCCCTATAAGGCGCGTTCCTTCATCCACGAGGATCTGCAGGATCAGCTGGTCGTCGCTCCGCGCGGCAAGGGCACGGTGGAAAGCTGCACCCTGTGCGTTCATCGTGTCGACAAGGACGGGGCCGATGCCGTACCCGCCTGTGCCGAGGCCTGTGCCGCCGAAGGTCACGACGCCTTCGTCTTCGGGGATATGAACGATCCGAACAGCGAGATATCGCGTCAACTGGCACTGCACGGCGGCACCCAGATCCGTGCCGACCTGGGACTCGACCTGGGTGTACGCTATCGCGGCATCTGA
- the dsrK gene encoding sulfate reduction electron transfer complex DsrMKJOP subunit DsrK codes for MADFDVPKFREIPIIPKLQEGTMEHSKPYVAKADFQQPLGYPGELLDNWKEVAIDKMGELLGKYRSFQVFLDACVKCGACTDKCHYYLGTTDPKNMPVGRQDLLRKVYRRYFTFAGKYFPKLVGAQDLTEEVLDDWYSYFHQCSQCRRCSVFCPYGIDTAEISMAAREIMDAVGKGQKYCNEIIGKVFKVGNNLGLPQPALENTLEGIEEDVEDDTGVKVRYPLDEKGAEVLLVTPSADFFAEPHVDGLIGYGKVFHEAGISWTLSSHASEAANFGMFIGSYENMKRVSMRIREAALDLGVKRIIFGECGHAWRVAYSFLNTLAGPFDFLDPNYPVPQHICEFTHDLIKQGKLNLDKSRNDDMILTYHDSCNVSRASRMGDMPGGQFTIPRDIIRASCNNYYDMSADTIYDSTYCCGGGGGLLTDDLMELRVKGALPRMEALKKVVDEHGVTHMAAICAICKSQFAKVMPYYGFTLDQIVSVHQLVSNALILTGQKSDDDEDEGDED; via the coding sequence GTGGCTGATTTTGACGTACCCAAATTCAGAGAAATCCCCATCATCCCGAAGCTGCAGGAAGGGACGATGGAGCACAGCAAGCCGTATGTCGCCAAGGCCGACTTCCAGCAGCCGCTTGGCTATCCCGGCGAACTGCTGGACAACTGGAAGGAGGTCGCCATCGACAAGATGGGCGAACTGCTCGGTAAATACCGTTCCTTCCAGGTGTTTCTGGACGCCTGCGTCAAGTGCGGCGCCTGCACCGACAAGTGCCACTACTACCTCGGCACGACCGACCCCAAGAACATGCCGGTCGGCCGTCAGGACCTGCTGCGCAAGGTCTACCGTCGCTACTTCACCTTCGCGGGCAAGTACTTTCCCAAGCTGGTCGGCGCCCAGGACCTGACCGAGGAAGTGCTGGACGACTGGTACAGCTATTTCCATCAGTGCTCGCAGTGCCGGCGCTGCTCCGTGTTCTGCCCCTACGGCATCGACACCGCCGAGATCTCCATGGCCGCGCGCGAGATCATGGACGCGGTCGGCAAGGGCCAGAAGTACTGCAACGAGATCATCGGCAAGGTATTCAAGGTCGGCAACAACCTCGGCCTGCCGCAGCCCGCACTCGAGAATACGCTGGAGGGGATCGAAGAGGATGTCGAGGATGACACCGGCGTCAAGGTGCGCTACCCGCTGGACGAGAAAGGCGCCGAGGTCCTGCTGGTCACGCCGTCAGCCGACTTCTTCGCCGAACCCCACGTCGACGGCCTGATCGGCTACGGCAAGGTCTTCCACGAGGCCGGCATCAGCTGGACCCTGAGCTCGCACGCCTCCGAGGCGGCCAACTTCGGCATGTTCATCGGCTCCTACGAGAACATGAAGCGCGTGTCCATGCGCATCCGCGAGGCCGCGCTGGATCTGGGCGTGAAGCGCATCATCTTCGGCGAGTGCGGCCATGCCTGGCGCGTGGCCTACAGCTTCCTCAACACCCTGGCCGGGCCGTTCGACTTCCTTGATCCGAACTACCCGGTACCGCAGCATATCTGCGAGTTCACACACGATCTGATCAAGCAGGGCAAGCTGAACCTGGACAAGTCGCGCAACGATGACATGATCCTGACCTACCACGACTCCTGCAATGTCTCCCGTGCCTCGCGCATGGGTGACATGCCCGGCGGTCAGTTCACCATTCCGCGCGACATCATCAGGGCCAGCTGCAACAACTACTACGATATGTCCGCTGACACCATCTATGACAGCACCTACTGCTGCGGCGGCGGCGGCGGTCTGCTGACCGATGATTTGATGGAGTTGCGCGTCAAGGGCGCGCTGCCCCGCATGGAAGCGCTCAAGAAAGTTGTGGACGAACACGGCGTCACGCACATGGCCGCGATCTGCGCCATCTGCAAGAGCCAGTTCGCGAAGGTAATGCCGTACTACGGCTTCACCCTCGACCAGATCGTCAGTGTCCACCAGCTGGTCAGCAACGCGCTGATTCTGACCGGCCAGAAATCGGACGATGACGAGGACGAAGGTGACGAGGATTGA
- a CDS encoding rhodanese-like domain-containing protein, protein MKKYTDLIEQATSQIQEVFPWDMEELEQHKDNILTIDTREPHEYEAMRIEGSLNVPRGILETACEWGFDETVPELVEARHRPVVVVCRSGNRSALAAVTMQQLGYEDVYSLKTGLRGWNDYELPLVDSQGNRVDPDDAEEYFTPHLKPEQLPPEQR, encoded by the coding sequence ATGAAGAAATACACCGATCTCATCGAGCAAGCCACCTCTCAGATCCAGGAAGTCTTTCCCTGGGACATGGAGGAACTGGAGCAGCACAAGGACAACATTCTGACGATCGACACCCGCGAGCCCCATGAATACGAAGCCATGCGCATCGAGGGTTCGCTCAACGTACCGCGCGGAATCCTGGAAACCGCCTGTGAATGGGGCTTCGACGAAACCGTCCCCGAACTGGTGGAGGCGCGCCACCGCCCGGTGGTCGTGGTGTGCCGCTCGGGCAACCGCAGCGCGCTGGCGGCCGTGACCATGCAGCAGCTCGGCTACGAGGATGTCTACTCCCTCAAGACCGGTCTGCGCGGCTGGAACGACTACGAACTGCCGCTGGTCGACAGCCAGGGCAACCGGGTCGACCCGGATGATGCCGAAGAGTACTTCACGCCCCATCTCAAACCCGAGCAGCTGCCGCCGGAGCAGCGCTGA
- a CDS encoding response regulator: MSLRVILIDDHTLFRVGLQGLLSHRGIEIVAAVGDGKEGIRLAEELKPDVVLLDMRMPDMDGLGVLRQLRQSGLKMPIVMLTTSSNEQDLVESLRNGAQGYLIKDIEPDDLVVALREIVAGKTVVAPDLAPVLAKVVQGESISTHDASTSPFDELTPRESEILGLLAEGQSNKAIARNLGISDGTVKLHVKAILRKLGVHSRVEAAVIAVEQGLRSTREDLGGREAE; encoded by the coding sequence ATGAGTCTGCGCGTCATACTGATTGATGATCACACCCTGTTCCGGGTCGGCCTGCAGGGCCTGCTCTCCCACCGCGGCATCGAGATCGTTGCCGCAGTGGGCGACGGCAAGGAAGGCATCCGGCTGGCCGAGGAACTCAAGCCGGATGTCGTGCTGCTGGACATGCGCATGCCTGACATGGATGGACTCGGGGTTCTGCGGCAACTGCGCCAGAGCGGACTGAAAATGCCCATCGTCATGCTCACGACCAGCAGCAACGAACAGGATCTGGTCGAATCCCTGCGCAATGGTGCCCAGGGTTATCTGATCAAGGATATCGAACCTGACGACCTGGTCGTCGCCCTGCGCGAGATCGTTGCCGGCAAGACCGTGGTCGCCCCCGACCTGGCGCCGGTGCTGGCCAAGGTGGTCCAGGGTGAGAGCATCAGCACCCATGACGCCAGCACCAGCCCCTTCGATGAGCTCACACCGCGCGAGAGCGAGATCCTCGGCCTGCTCGCGGAGGGCCAGAGTAACAAGGCGATCGCCCGCAACCTCGGCATCTCCGACGGCACCGTGAAGCTGCATGTCAAGGCGATCCTGCGCAAGCTGGGCGTCCACTCCCGGGTCGAGGCCGCCGTGATCGCAGTCGAACAGGGCCTACGCTCCACCCGCGAGGATCTCGGCGGGCGCGAGGCCGAGTAA
- a CDS encoding NAD(P)-binding protein has translation MATSQDDMKLTFRKFEDGEHTWSSMHDKIFVADESHKCPVYVHRTPPCQGSCPSGEDIRGWLQIVRGIEKPPQDVSWQEYAFRRSTDANPFPAMMGRVCPAPCEDGCNRNEVEDFVGINAVEQFIGDSAYEGGFKFESPALQTDKKVAIIGGGPAGMSAAYHLRRRGIGSCIFDDHDKLGGMMEYGIPGYRIPRTHLTHEINRIVEMGDIEVRTNTRVGKDVTVEELEKEFDAILWAIGCKTGRGLPVEGWEGTPNCVSGVAFLEAYNKGDLQVTADKVVCVGGGDTSIDVVSVARRLGKISNINEKDRPEEVVHGYTAHDAALTAAREGAEVTLTALFPKEEMTATEHEVRDALHEGVTILNEVMPVALVKDDSGRATALRMAKCEIKDGRPTPVEGTEFDIEADLIVSAIGQGGDLIGLEDFDNGRGLMDSDQFYQIPNRPGHFVAGDIIRPHLLTTAIGQASIAAESIEHYLKNESQVKRPKVDKHHFNLLSKLNEAHLSPIEFHANEGDLRGTSSAKYAVHNYEDRASSEIIPHDKLFLGHFGYEPRLKRKEHGPGAEEVLGHFEERYDCYTDEEAKAEADRCMSCGMCFECDNCVIYCPQDAVYRVKKDEATTGRYVATDYDRCIGCHICSDVCPTGYIDMAMGE, from the coding sequence ATGGCAACTTCCCAAGACGATATGAAACTCACTTTCCGCAAGTTCGAGGACGGCGAACACACCTGGAGCAGCATGCACGACAAGATTTTCGTCGCCGACGAATCTCACAAGTGCCCTGTTTACGTCCACCGTACGCCGCCCTGCCAGGGAAGCTGTCCGTCGGGTGAAGACATCCGCGGCTGGCTGCAGATCGTGCGCGGCATCGAGAAGCCGCCCCAGGACGTCAGCTGGCAGGAATATGCCTTCCGCCGCTCCACCGATGCCAACCCCTTCCCCGCCATGATGGGCCGCGTCTGCCCGGCGCCGTGCGAGGACGGCTGCAACCGCAACGAGGTCGAGGACTTCGTCGGCATCAACGCCGTCGAGCAGTTCATCGGCGACAGCGCCTACGAGGGCGGCTTCAAGTTCGAGTCTCCGGCACTGCAGACCGACAAGAAGGTCGCCATCATCGGCGGCGGCCCGGCCGGCATGTCCGCGGCCTATCACCTGCGCCGCCGCGGCATCGGCAGCTGCATCTTCGATGATCACGACAAGCTCGGCGGCATGATGGAGTACGGCATCCCGGGTTACCGTATCCCGCGTACCCACCTGACCCACGAGATCAACCGTATCGTCGAGATGGGCGACATCGAGGTCCGCACCAACACCCGCGTGGGCAAGGACGTGACCGTCGAGGAGCTGGAGAAGGAATTCGACGCCATCCTGTGGGCCATCGGCTGCAAGACCGGCCGCGGCCTGCCCGTCGAGGGCTGGGAAGGCACCCCGAACTGCGTCTCCGGTGTCGCCTTCCTGGAGGCCTACAACAAGGGCGATCTGCAGGTCACCGCCGACAAGGTGGTGTGCGTGGGTGGTGGTGACACCTCCATCGACGTGGTCTCCGTGGCCCGCCGCCTGGGCAAGATCTCCAACATCAACGAAAAGGACCGCCCGGAAGAGGTCGTTCACGGCTACACCGCGCACGACGCCGCCCTGACTGCTGCGCGCGAAGGCGCCGAGGTGACCCTGACCGCGCTGTTCCCGAAGGAAGAGATGACCGCCACCGAGCACGAGGTGCGTGATGCCCTGCACGAGGGTGTGACCATTCTCAATGAGGTCATGCCCGTCGCCCTGGTCAAGGACGACAGCGGCCGCGCCACCGCACTGCGCATGGCGAAGTGCGAGATCAAGGATGGCCGTCCGACCCCGGTCGAAGGCACCGAGTTCGACATCGAGGCCGACCTGATCGTGTCCGCCATCGGTCAGGGCGGTGACCTGATCGGACTTGAGGACTTCGACAATGGCCGCGGCCTGATGGATTCGGATCAGTTCTACCAGATCCCGAACCGTCCGGGGCACTTCGTCGCCGGCGACATCATTCGCCCGCACCTGCTGACCACCGCCATCGGCCAGGCCTCCATCGCGGCCGAGAGCATCGAGCACTATCTGAAGAACGAGTCGCAGGTCAAGCGCCCGAAGGTCGACAAGCACCACTTCAACCTGCTGTCCAAGCTGAACGAAGCGCACCTGTCGCCCATCGAGTTCCACGCAAACGAGGGTGATCTGCGCGGCACCTCCAGCGCCAAGTACGCGGTGCACAACTACGAGGACCGTGCCAGCTCCGAAATCATCCCGCACGACAAGCTGTTCCTGGGGCATTTCGGCTACGAGCCGCGTCTCAAGCGCAAGGAACACGGTCCGGGCGCCGAGGAAGTGCTGGGTCACTTTGAGGAACGCTACGACTGCTACACCGACGAAGAGGCCAAGGCCGAGGCCGACCGCTGCATGAGCTGCGGCATGTGCTTCGAGTGCGACAACTGCGTCATCTACTGCCCGCAGGACGCCGTCTATCGCGTCAAGAAGGATGAGGCGACCACCGGCCGCTACGTCGCTACCGACTACGATCGCTGCATCGGCTGCCACATCTGCTCGGATGTCTGCCCCACCGGCTACATCGATATGGCGATGGGTGAGTAA
- a CDS encoding cobyrinate a,c-diamide synthase, with the protein MPRFYISAAHKSSGKTTLSLGLAAALAQQGLKVQTFKKGPDYIDPMWLHEASGRPCYNLDFNTMQPDEIQALVAAHLQGADIGLIEGNKGLFDGMALDLSNSNAALARLLETPVVLVIDVQGMTRGIAPLLLGYQQFDPQLRIGGVILNKVAGSRHETKLRETVEHYTDIPVIGAVHRNPALRIDERHLGLVPSNEASGARVLIDGIAARIRDEVDLSLLRGIAAAAPALPPASIQPAAAPSRIKVRIGIARDAAFGFYYPDDLEALEAAGATLVPIDTLSDTALPAIDGLFIGGGFPETCMDRLAANTELRHAIHAAIEAGLPAYAECGGLMYLTRSLHWNERRAEMVGIIPADTVMHPRPQGRGYIVLEEEHPAHPWQGTPPTGAVAAHEFHYSRLENFNTDSATFAYRVLRGSGIDGRHDGYVYKNLLACYAHLRDTSQYHWTARFVDFVRRCKNPT; encoded by the coding sequence ATGCCCCGTTTCTATATCAGCGCCGCACACAAGTCCTCGGGCAAAACCACCCTGTCCCTGGGCCTCGCGGCGGCGCTGGCGCAGCAGGGCTTGAAGGTCCAGACCTTCAAGAAGGGACCGGACTACATCGACCCCATGTGGCTGCATGAGGCGAGCGGTCGCCCCTGCTACAACCTCGATTTCAACACCATGCAGCCGGACGAGATCCAGGCGCTGGTGGCTGCTCATCTACAGGGTGCGGACATCGGCCTGATCGAGGGCAACAAGGGTCTGTTCGACGGCATGGCGCTGGACCTGAGCAACAGCAATGCCGCGCTGGCGCGCCTGCTGGAAACCCCGGTCGTGCTGGTGATCGACGTCCAGGGCATGACCCGCGGCATCGCCCCCCTGCTGCTGGGCTACCAGCAGTTCGATCCGCAGTTGCGCATCGGCGGCGTGATCCTGAACAAGGTGGCCGGCAGTCGCCACGAAACCAAGCTCCGCGAGACCGTTGAGCACTACACCGACATCCCGGTGATCGGTGCCGTGCACCGCAACCCGGCCCTGCGCATCGATGAGCGTCACCTGGGCCTGGTACCGAGCAACGAGGCCTCCGGCGCCCGCGTCCTGATCGACGGCATTGCCGCCCGGATCCGGGACGAAGTCGACCTGTCCCTGCTGCGTGGGATTGCGGCCGCAGCACCCGCACTGCCGCCCGCCTCGATCCAACCGGCGGCTGCACCGTCCCGGATAAAGGTTCGCATCGGCATTGCCCGCGACGCCGCCTTCGGCTTCTACTACCCCGATGACCTGGAGGCACTGGAAGCGGCCGGCGCCACCCTGGTCCCGATCGATACCCTCAGCGATACCGCACTGCCGGCCATCGACGGTCTGTTCATCGGCGGCGGCTTTCCGGAGACCTGCATGGACCGGCTCGCGGCCAACACGGAACTGCGTCATGCCATCCATGCCGCCATCGAGGCGGGACTGCCCGCCTATGCCGAGTGCGGCGGCCTGATGTACCTGACCCGCAGCCTGCACTGGAACGAGCGGCGGGCGGAAATGGTCGGCATCATCCCGGCCGACACCGTCATGCATCCCCGCCCACAGGGCCGCGGCTACATCGTGCTGGAAGAGGAACACCCTGCACATCCCTGGCAGGGCACCCCCCCCACCGGGGCTGTCGCCGCCCACGAATTCCACTATTCAAGGCTGGAAAATTTCAACACCGACAGCGCGACCTTCGCCTACCGGGTGCTGCGCGGCAGCGGCATCGACGGCCGGCACGACGGCTATGTCTACAAGAACCTGCTGGCTTGCTATGCCCACCTGAGGGACACCAGTCAGTATCACTGGACCGCACGGTTCGTCGACTTTGTCCGTCGCTGCAAAAACCCCACGTAA
- a CDS encoding HesB/IscA family protein, whose protein sequence is MITITPAAAKQIRESAKQSRMEGMALRIAADRQSDGSIHYGMGFDDLNRDDDTRYTAEGIELVIAPTSRALLDGTVVDFVEIEPGQFEFIFMNPNDANYKPPEDAG, encoded by the coding sequence ATGATCACCATTACCCCCGCCGCCGCCAAACAGATCAGAGAATCGGCCAAGCAGTCGCGCATGGAGGGCATGGCCCTGCGCATCGCCGCCGACCGCCAGTCCGACGGCAGCATCCACTACGGCATGGGTTTCGATGACCTGAATCGGGATGACGACACCCGCTATACCGCGGAAGGCATCGAACTGGTCATCGCCCCCACCAGCCGCGCCCTGCTGGACGGCACCGTGGTGGACTTCGTCGAGATAGAACCCGGCCAGTTCGAATTCATTTTCATGAACCCCAATGATGCCAATTACAAGCCGCCGGAAGACGCCGGCTGA
- the tusC gene encoding sulfurtransferase complex subunit TusC codes for MENEGGIKKFMYVNRKAPYGTIYALESLEVVLIGAAFDQDVSLAFLDDGVYQLAKGQDTKDIGMKNFSPIYKVLGDYDINKLYVEKESLEARGLSLDDLQEITYEDEDDDWEEKPSIRVVSADELRDLMDEQDVVLSF; via the coding sequence ATGGAAAACGAGGGCGGTATCAAGAAGTTCATGTATGTGAACCGTAAGGCACCTTACGGGACCATTTACGCACTCGAATCCCTGGAGGTGGTCCTGATCGGCGCCGCTTTCGATCAGGATGTCAGCCTGGCATTCCTGGACGACGGTGTCTATCAGCTGGCCAAGGGCCAGGACACCAAGGACATCGGCATGAAGAACTTCTCGCCGATCTACAAGGTTCTCGGGGATTACGACATCAACAAGCTGTATGTCGAGAAGGAATCACTCGAAGCCCGCGGTCTCAGCCTCGACGACCTGCAGGAAATCACGTACGAGGACGAGGATGATGACTGGGAAGAAAAGCCCTCCATCCGTGTGGTCAGCGCCGACGAGCTGCGCGACCTGATGGATGAGCAGGACGTCGTTCTCAGTTTCTAA
- a CDS encoding respiratory nitrate reductase subunit gamma, whose protein sequence is MSFVSIAYTALFYAAAIVFLVGVGARIYRYAKTPAPLKIPTTPAPTTTGGVVLRMFREVVFFQSLFRSNKWIWLFGWIFHFSLLLVLLRHIRYFQDQVWLWVTLIQPFGKYAAFGMIIGLLGLWARRILVDRVRYISAPSDHLMLALLVGIGLSGMMMTFVSHTDIVSVKAFFLGMMRFSPQELPTDPALLIHLFLVAMLLIVFPISKLLHAPGVFFSPTRNQVDNPREKRHLAPWAAELEK, encoded by the coding sequence GTGTCGTTTGTGAGTATCGCTTACACCGCGCTGTTTTATGCCGCAGCGATCGTTTTTCTGGTTGGGGTGGGCGCGCGGATTTACCGCTACGCCAAGACACCGGCACCGCTGAAGATCCCCACCACGCCGGCACCCACGACCACGGGCGGCGTTGTTCTGCGCATGTTCCGCGAAGTCGTTTTCTTCCAGAGCCTGTTCCGCTCCAACAAGTGGATCTGGCTGTTCGGCTGGATCTTTCACTTCTCACTGTTACTGGTGCTGCTGCGCCACATCCGTTATTTCCAGGATCAGGTCTGGCTCTGGGTCACCCTGATCCAGCCCTTCGGTAAATACGCCGCCTTCGGCATGATCATCGGCCTGCTCGGCCTGTGGGCACGGCGCATCCTGGTTGACCGTGTGCGCTACATCAGCGCGCCGTCCGACCACCTGATGCTGGCCCTGCTGGTCGGCATCGGCCTCAGCGGCATGATGATGACCTTCGTCTCGCACACCGACATCGTGTCAGTCAAGGCGTTCTTCCTGGGTATGATGCGTTTCTCGCCGCAGGAACTGCCGACCGATCCGGCCCTGCTGATTCATCTGTTCCTGGTGGCAATGCTGCTGATCGTGTTCCCCATCAGCAAACTGCTGCACGCCCCCGGTGTATTCTTCAGCCCGACCCGAAATCAGGTCGACAACCCGCGCGAAAAGCGGCACCTGGCCCCCTGGGCCGCCGAGCTGGAAAAATAA